In Hasllibacter sp. MH4015, the following proteins share a genomic window:
- a CDS encoding Tm-1-like ATP-binding domain-containing protein, translating into MTDKTILVIGTYDTKDDELGFLSRVIRDEGGHVVTMDVSVLGDPSSPCDYSKHDVAEAGGSSIQAAIESGDENRAMQIMAKGASLLAARLHAEGIFDGMIVLGGTMGTDLALDVTSALPLGVPKYIVSTVSFSPLIPPDRLAADTQMILWAGGLYGLNSVCTASLSQAAGAVLGAARAVQKPDPEKPLIGMMSLGTSALKYVIPLKPALEARGYEVAVFHATGMGGRAFESLAAEGAFACVFDFCTQELGNHIHGSNISAGSDRLTGAGVSGTPQIVAPGCYDLVDIVGWQAIPDKWADHPSHAHNRLLTSIVLDTEERKAVARAHAKQLSAAQGATALILPEHGLGEWDRDGADLHDAAGLNAFLAELEAHVPPHIPVHRIACHINDAAFADKALEIFDAWRADGRVAG; encoded by the coding sequence GTGACGGACAAGACAATTCTGGTGATTGGCACCTACGACACCAAGGACGATGAACTCGGCTTTCTGTCGCGTGTCATCCGCGACGAGGGCGGGCACGTTGTGACAATGGACGTCTCCGTTCTGGGTGATCCGTCCAGCCCATGCGATTACTCCAAGCATGATGTCGCGGAAGCGGGCGGAAGCTCAATTCAGGCGGCCATCGAAAGTGGTGACGAAAACCGCGCGATGCAGATCATGGCCAAGGGCGCGAGCCTTCTGGCGGCGCGTCTCCATGCGGAAGGAATCTTCGACGGGATGATCGTTCTCGGCGGGACGATGGGCACCGATCTGGCGCTCGACGTGACAAGCGCGCTGCCGCTCGGCGTGCCGAAATACATCGTGTCGACCGTGTCGTTTTCCCCGCTTATCCCCCCGGATCGGTTGGCGGCGGACACGCAGATGATCCTGTGGGCGGGCGGGCTTTACGGTCTCAACTCCGTCTGTACGGCATCGCTCAGCCAGGCTGCGGGTGCCGTGCTCGGCGCAGCGCGGGCCGTGCAGAAGCCTGATCCTGAAAAGCCGCTGATCGGGATGATGTCGCTTGGCACATCGGCATTGAAGTACGTGATACCGCTGAAGCCAGCGCTGGAGGCGCGCGGCTATGAGGTCGCGGTCTTCCACGCCACGGGCATGGGCGGGCGGGCGTTCGAGAGTCTGGCTGCTGAGGGCGCGTTTGCCTGCGTGTTCGATTTTTGCACGCAGGAATTGGGCAATCACATCCACGGCTCCAACATCAGTGCAGGTTCCGACCGGCTGACCGGCGCGGGGGTCAGCGGGACGCCGCAAATCGTGGCCCCGGGTTGCTATGATCTGGTCGACATTGTCGGATGGCAGGCCATTCCCGACAAATGGGCGGACCACCCCAGCCACGCCCATAATCGCCTGCTGACCTCCATCGTTCTCGATACCGAAGAACGGAAGGCCGTCGCCCGGGCCCATGCAAAGCAGCTGAGCGCCGCGCAGGGCGCAACCGCGCTGATCTTGCCGGAACATGGCTTGGGAGAGTGGGACCGGGACGGTGCGGATCTGCACGACGCGGCCGGACTGAACGCATTTCTTGCGGAGCTGGAGGCGCACGTCCCACCCCACATTCCCGTCCACCGCATCGCGTGTCACATCAACGATGCCGCCTTCGCGGACAAGGCGTTGGAGATTTTCGATGCGTGGCGCGCGGACGGTCGGGTCGCGGGCTAA